Genomic window (Culex pipiens pallens isolate TS chromosome 3, TS_CPP_V2, whole genome shotgun sequence):
AATCACGGCGTGCGCTGATGTAACGCCTCGATGATGTTTATCCATCAACCGTTCCGTTTACAGACGAACTTCAAAGGGAGGAGGATGTGCTGGAATGGCTCGTTGAGAACAAAGCTACCGGCGATGAGGATGACGTGATCGAGGAGGTGAACGCCAAGACGCTGAAAACGTTGATCTCAAACATCGACAACCTGGTTGTAGTGTTCTGTAGGTGTAACCGTACATTAACCCGGGCATAAATTTACTAACCAGCTGCAATCCTACACAGACGACGAAGGAGACGATCAGTCCGAGACTGTTCTGCAGGAGCTGGAGAACATTGACGACGACTGCGCCAAGCATGGAATTCAGTTCGTCAAGATTGACGATGCCAAGGTTTCCAAGGAATACGGCATCGACGATGTAAGTACAATTGCTCGTTGCAGTGTCCGATATAATTAGACCCCGGCTCATCACCTCACTTGTTGCGTTTTGAGgtttatatttaaaacaatttacttCCTACGTGCGAGCTGAACGTTTAATACACATGCGTGTAGTTTTATGGGCCGTTAACTTGTGACTTGTGCCAAAAACCGTCTTTCGACGGCGCTCGCAAGGTTTCGTACCGTCTGATTGAGTGCTCACATCGTCTAGTGCATTCCGCGCGATCGGAGACGAGCACAAGCCTCGGCTTCGGCCGAGGCAGAACACTTGCTAGTCCTAGGAGGCACTAAAATTACCCCGAATCATTGTTGTGCTGGCGCTACAAGTTCACTTTTCCTAACCCCGTACAGATCCCGGCCATCGTCTATTTCGAGAAGGAGATTCCCAACGTGTACGATGACGACCTCGAGGACGAAGAGGAAATTCTGCAGTGGCTTCTGTCCCAGCTGGAAAAGGACGAGATCGAGGATGTCACCGACGAGATGCTGGACAAACTGATCAAGGAGGGCAAGGCTGTCGCCGTCTTGTTCTGTAAGAATGTTTAAAGGCTTTCTTAAATAACACTACATGGATGTTTACCCCTTCTAGACGACAACAATGACAAGAAATCCGACAAGATCCTGAACGAACTGGAGAACATCGACGACGAGTGCGACCAGCTGGGCATCAACTTCGTCAAGATGGACGACACCGAGGAAGCCAAGGACTACGGCGTCACCAAGTTCCCCAAGCTCGTTTACTTCGAGCAGGGTGTCCCAACCGTGTACGAAGGTGACATGGAGAATGAGGAGGACGTGCTCGAGTGGCTCGACCGCCAGACCAGCTCGGATGAGATCGAGGACGTCACCGATGAGATGCTGGACATGATCATCGAAAAGATGCAACACGTTGCGGTGCTGTTCTACGACAAGGACTCCAAGGCTTCGCAGAAGGTGCTGGCCGAGCTGGAGAACATTGACGACGAGTGCGATCAGAACGATATCGCTTTCGTCAAGATCGACGATGACAACGAAGCCAAGGAGTGGGGCATCGATGAACTGCCAACCATGGTAAGTCTTGGTTGGTTGGTGAACGCTGCTGGTCATAACTTGACAACTGCCATTTTCAGATCCTGTTCGAGCGCGGCATTCCTCACATGTACGAGGGAGATCTGATGAAGGAGGAAGAGCTGTTGGGCTGGTTGGTGCACCAGAAGAGACACTCGGAAATCCCAGAGATTACCGATGAGATGAAGGACAAGCTGATGCGCACGTACGACCACGTTGCCATCATTTTCTGTGAGTTTCATATCAATACGCAACTCTGCGTTAGTTACTAATAACACCTTCTCTTTAGACGACAAGGACGACAAGCAGGACATCCGCGTGTTGAACGAGCTGGAGAACATTGACGACGAGCTCGAGAAGGAAGAGATCGTGATCGCCCGCCTGGACAACGCCGAGGAGGCCCGCGAGTACGGCCTGGACCATCTGCCGGCGCTGGTGTACTTTGAAAATGAAATCCCAGCCATCTACGAGGGTGACCTGATGAACGAGGAGGAAGTGCTGGAGTGGCTCAAGCTGCAAAAGTACTCCGCCACCATCGAGGAGGTCACCGACGAGATTCTGCAGGACCTGATTGAGGAGCACGAGTACGTGTGCGTGTACTTTAGCGGTGCCTGCGAGGAGGGCGAGAAGTGTGACAAGATTTTGGACGATCTGGAGAACATCGATGACGAGCTGGACGAAGCCGGCATCATCTTCGTCACCACTGAGGATATGTGTAAGTAACATAGATTTTGCTAATATCCTGAATGAAAAGTCATAACGTTTGTCAATTTCAACAGCCACTGCCAAGAAATACAGCATCAAGACCCTGCCAGCGCTGGTGTTCTTCCGCAACAAGGACCCGCTGATTTACTCTGGTGATTTGAACGACGAAGACGAGGTCCTGGCCTGGTTGACCGACGAGGAAACGCTGGAGATTCCCGGAAAGATCGAGGAAGTGAACATCAAGATGCTGGAGAAGATTCTGTCTGAGAACGAACACATTGTTGTCTTCTTCTGTAAGCATTTAGCAGGTAGTGGCTTCGAAACCTTTTGATTACATTACTCTTTATCCGAAGATCACGATGAGGACAAGAAGGCGCTCAAGATCATCACTGAGCTGGAGAACATCGATGACGAGTGCGAAGAGAAGGACATTGATTTCGTCAAGACTTCGGACGACGACATTGAGAACGAGTACGATCTGGAGGACCTGCCGGCGCTGGTGTTCTACCGTCACAAGTTCCGTACCATCTACGCCGGTGATTTGATGAACGAGGAGGAGATCCTCGAGTGGGTGCTGGAGCAGTACGAGTCCAAGCCCGAAGTGATCGAGTCGGTTGACCGCAAGACGCTCCAGGTGCTCGTCAACGAGATTGAACATTTGGCTGTTTTGTTCTGTGAGTTTATTTTAGGAATGACCAATGTTCGTTATTATCTGACTTGTAAACTTTTCCACAGACGACGATGAGTGTGAGACCTGCCCGAAGATTCTGGAGAAGCTGGAGACCATTGATGATGATACGGACAAGCATAACATTCAGTTTGTAAAGGCCAACGATGAGAAATTAGCTCACGAGATTGGAATCTTCTCGTTCCCAGCTTTGGTCTATTACGAAACTGGAGTCCCGATTATGTATGATGGTATGAACGATTTCAAAAGATAATTTTCCCCCGAAATGTGTTTTGAACCTAATCTCCCTTATATCTGACCAATAACTGTACTGTGTGtaatttttctctctttcccatgtcaatttaggtaatctcaaaaatgAAAAGCGCATCTTGCAGTGGCTAGTTGATCACAAAAGTAAGAACCTTTGGTGTAAATAGTTGCTaacgattttattttaaatttgatacaAATTCCTGACCTTTATCACATCGTGTTGATCCATGAAAACGAGCCCATCGCATTCCAGATCCCACTCTCTAGAAACCAATCAAGTGACGTAAACTCCTGCTCCAATCGGAAATCTATAACCCTCATGATAAGGCTTCTGACCCCGGTGCTTCCATTGCAGTCAATTCCTATCCCTCTCCATACAATGGTTTTTAAATGAATACATTCCATCAccaaatcataaatttaaaatgcaaaccCGTGCTTCAAAAGCTTTTCTTCTCTCTTTCATACAATCTGTCATCATATCGTTCCTTTCGAACCTTTGAATATCTTAAATACCAACCAAACACCACCCCAAACAAACCAAAACCCCAGGAAAGTATGACATTAAACTGAAGTACAGTGGTGGTCAGAAGAAAGAACGCAAGATGGTCTATTTCTCTGATCCGGAAGAAGAGGCACGACTAGCGCGCCTGCAGGCCGAAGCACGGGCCCGGTCCGGTGTCCCGGAAAAGTCCATCCTGAAACCGCCGCCAGGCACCCCTACCAGTCTATTGTACAATCCCAAACCATTAGGTAACCTCTCAGTGAGACATTTGCACTCTTGCTCTTACTataaacacacacacccacacacacgctGTACGTGTCTCTGGTGCAGCCTTTTTAACTTTGCCTAGATAGTTGAAACTGCCTGTTAGTGCCAATCTTTGCTAGAACGCGCACTCTGCGTTGGATTCTTTGTCTCAATGTAGGTTCACGTGCACGCACTTGCATCTCTATTGGTCGTACCGTGGTTGTAGCCGCCTGTTGGTTCAAAAAGTTAGGTGTCCTccgtgtttgaaaaaaaaaccgagcACGTGTTTGCACGTGTCTCGTTTGCCACCTTTTTTTTCCTGTAGTATGTATGCTTATGACTTTCCTAACATTGTTTCCCTTTAGATTCAAGTCGAGAATGTGGAGATTCGAATGATTGATGGATCCTTATGATGTTTGAAACACGAACAGCTATTCATCATTTTGAATAAGTTTTCTAAACGTTCAAAATGATAAATAGATgttcatgtttttgtttttgaggatTGTAGAGTGGTTATACGGATACCAGATTCACGGCATTCTTCTAGAATAGTTATCTCTTTCTTTGAGCATAAGTACAGTGCAAAAACGCTTCACCTTGATTGGTCTTCATCGTTCAAACGGCATTTTTCTCAAAGTGGATCTGTAGCCTAATGTTGTTAGTTTCTGCTGACAGTTTCCCTTCATTCGAGTTACACTTTCATTCAAACGTTTTCCAGATAACAAACTACCCAAACCGGCAAAATCCAAACAGCGGGAAACCGTTGAAGACACCGACAGGGAAGATAGAATTGATAAGAGGAAGCCCAAACCGGGCAAACTGAAACCAATCCCCAAATTATCATCTCCGGTCATCGCCTCTACCACAAATAAACCTGCCAAGTCTGCTCCGTCCAAAAGTACCAAAGACAATGCCAAAGAAAAGCCCAAACCACAGTTCAGACCCCTGAGCAAACCCCAACCCGAAAAAGCCGAACCGGTAAAACCCAAAGCCGACAAGAGGAAGTCAGATGACGAAGGTACCTTAAATTGAGCTGTAAATGGCTAAAGATCCGCAccgttttaacacttttttctacgtgtaaataaatttaatttttactaaACACAAGATGTCTACCGGATTACGATCTACAGCTCCCAGTGTCCGAGACAGTACTTAAAATTTGCACTCTATGCTCTTTATAAGCTATTTTCCTTCTTAGAGAATAATCAGTAGATTACCAGAAGGAGATTTCCCCCCGAATCTACTCTAGACTagtctctctctatctcttttGGCTTGTAATAAAGCAGTCTATCCTGTCAACCCCTCTCTAATGCCACTACACTCTATGGTTGATCCTTTTGAGGTCGAAATCTTCCTTCGCAAGCGTTCGTTTAGTTCTTACCACACGTCTACCACGTACCTCGAAACGATCACAGTTGCATGTTACTCACCATCACTACCGTGTAAATTCACCAGAACGGGCGGCGAAACCTGAGCGGATCTCGTTGGAGATCACTCAGAGTTCACCCAGTTCCCGTTTCGCATTGTTTGCATTGCATCCGTGAGTGTTATGTGCATGTGTTCCTTACAAGTGCCTAGACCTATCCCTCCACCAAACTCTGCACGATCCTTTCTTCCACGCGCCTAATACTGCCTTTGTTTGTTCAAAACCATCACGTTACAATCGCTCGGTAAGAATTCTACCATTTAGCAGAATCGTTAGTACAGTGCTGTTTTCGATGAATATTGAGCGGGTTTCTGTCGGAGTAGGAGCAATTTATGACTTAAGCTGACACAATGTTTTTGATCGCTTCGGGAAAGATTGTTAGATCGAATAAAACGAGTATGGCAATAAcagtaaaataaaaagaaaaagttaGGATCGTAGGCTGACCTTATTGAACGCAAATTTCAAGATTATGTTGAATTGCATTGTGGCTACGTAGTGAAACTGACACACAAATCGGCAAACCTGGAACAGTCCAGAATCATCCTTAGAGATACCTCCCAAAAATGCTTTTCCCTTAGTTAATGAAACAAACTCGGCAATGGCAAAGCAGTGCAATGTAATCTTGGGTCAAGATGCCTTTCATACAGCTCCAACTGTTCATTTTAGTGTATCTCTCTCACTCTACCAATATCTTACGCTGTCTTATCTCTTGCCTCTTTGTTCCTTGAATGCTTGGATTCTCGATTCCTTGCAAAACTGCTAGTCGGAACGTTCTACACTACGAAActatcatattgtaaaaacctaGCTAATCCAGCTAATATCCAGCATTTGCGAGATATTGTAACTCTTAGATATTCGGTTTGGTctacaaaaaacattttgtcagttaattcataaattagctgcttcgaaaacaaaaacaaacggcATACCGATCGTGGTATATTGCAGAAACCTTCTCTTAACACATCCACTGTGCGCGAATAAGTTTGTTTCCTTTTGAAACAACTACTATTAACTAATAGTTGCAAGAACTCAGAAACCTTTCTTTTGATCGCTCTCACTAAGTGTACTGTTGCATCCCTGAGTTCTTCTGTACAATTATTGCGTATAACTACAGTGAGAATGTTACAAGCAatcgaaaataataataaaattgtacTAACATTtgcatacaaaaataaatcaaaagaaAAGCAAAACAATCAACTACTGTTTGTCCCCGCGAAGATCTGCAAAGTGCAATCAagtttttatttgcaatttctTTCTAATTTCACTACCCTCACTGATTCTCTGTGCCAGAATGTGTATTGctgtacgagaatcgaacctcaaaattctatcaaaaacaaactaaatctgacaaaatgttttttgtatACACACAGATGACGAATGTTTCTACGTTGGATTGGGTCACGCCGGTCGCGTTACCAAGAAGGACAAAAAGTCCGCCAAGGAAGATGACTCGTTCCGATGCTGCCCGGCCAAGGTAGAGAAGAATACCCGCGTGACGCAGATGGCCGCCCAGAAGATCAGCCGACGGGACAGCAACGAAGCTGAGAGCCAGTTCGCGTTCAAGCAGAAGAAACTGTCGGACGTTGCGGACGCTACCGCTGCCGCCGCCAAGGAAAAGAAAGCCGCCCAAGCCAAGAACCCCATCGACGTCAAAGTCAAGGGCAAGTCCAAGCCCAAGGGCAAAGGTAAAAaggacgacgatgatgacgacgacgatgacgacgagcaGGGACTGTTCGGAAAGCTCGGCTGGTGGTAAATCGCGTTAACCTAGCATCTACCATCTCTAGACACAGTGTACCTTTCAAGGCCCACAACTACCAATATGACATCACTTATGAGTAATCCTAGTTACGCTTGTATAAAagtgaaccaaaaaaaatatcatccatcCAGTTGATAACCGGAATGCAAACAATTCTTTTGAGATCCTCACTCGAACTACAGTAACATACCAAATGTTTCGACCAGCAATGACCTCCCCAACAAAATTCTACAGACTCCCCACACTTCGAATCCTGTGTGTGTGCGCAGACCACCATCCCTGTGAATACGAGTTCTAAAAGAAATCCATTCTCTTTATTTTCCCCCGCCAGATGCACCTAAGTAAAATGGTTGGTTGGAGTTACAATTTGACATCCCAATTATCAAACAGTGAAAGAGAGATTCATagataaaagaaaaagagaGCGAGAAATATTTCTTAAACAATTGCTATACTGATTAGAGCAACAAATAgcagaaattcagaaaatctTAACAGTCACGTCACATGCGACGAAAATCAAAGAAGAAGGTCGAGAAAtattagcttagcttagcttaagtatacttatcaaaacaacctgcaatgaaaaaaaaatggttacggAAAATGCCTTTGACACTAAGTAGAGAACACAAGCACACGCACCAACACTAGCAAACACGCGCACCTCCACAAGCAGTAGACAGCAGTATAGTTTTGCCACCACTCACGCACACACGCAAGCAAGCAAGCAAATGTGAACGCATCAATTCAAAACCTCGCACGTTTTCGGCATATAGCAACTATTTTTCCAGCTATAAACTAAACTGTTTTGTTCATTCTTGAATAGACTGCAACGTACGTTATTTACaacacaagaaaaataaaataaaagatatATTTACTACAAAGCGATCACCTACACACTAAGCAAAATTTTTAACGCAAATCTGTTGATTTCCTAGTGAGACTAGCACTGTAGTTTactataaattaactttttttttcacaaaataattaCTAGTTAGTACGGCAGCAAATAACTTTACACTATATAGCTAACTGtacgaaagaaaaaaatcaattgactgcaaacaaacacgttttgttagaTAGTTTTACTACACACCTACACGTAAGGGCTTCACTAGCACACGCATGCACGCACTAACACTGAAAaggcacacacgcacgcacaacATGCACACAGGAGcactttttgcactttttagctatttgaaaaaaagcgcATCTTCAGTACGCTGTGTTGTTGATaggtacgacgacgacgacaacgactaAACTGCCAAGAGAGCATagaaatcatgcaaaaaaaaacgttgaaatgtGTACAGATCTCTTATGCGGTTGACCTAGTAGAATCATAGTTGTTACATCgagtacattaaaaaaacactcaagAAATCTTGAACAAATCAGAGTGCTCACACGCACTGCCCTGACTATCCAGACAGTGGAACATAGATAAAAAGAAAAGCATGTGTAAATAATAATGATTGGCAGGCATTGTTTTGTCAAGTTCTTCGACTAAACCTAGTATTTATTATACGATTTTTGTTGGCTATCTTGTTGATTAGATTTATAATCGAAAGAAAAGCGCTACAGAGATATGATGTAGGGCTTCTCAGTTTAATGAAAGAGAACGAAATCCCTATGTTGAGCATACAAACGAAGCTCGcggttaaacattaaaaaaaaattctcagatATACAAAACTAACCGATTCATTCCTTAATTTCGTATTTCTTCTGCCTACAGTACCCTGAAACACAAAAGCCAAATTGTAATGAAGAAttggaaaaaagaacaaagATTAAAGTCCACTATCaattttttgcaacatttttctGTCACTTTCATTCATCTTGGGATCCGAAGAACATACAAAATAAAGGAATTGAACAACCACACACACGCATACGAACAAGAGACAATGCAAAACCGCAAATGGAACCGGCTACGCATTCGATCGCGTAAACACAATAATGTAGAAGGAGGTGAGAAAGCGAACCGTAATGTGAACAATAGTATTTAAAGCCCCTAAATAGTAACAAGCTGTCAACTTGAACAGAGAGAAAGATTTTCACAGAAAAACGGCAAACAAATGTCAGCTCATCAACTTTCAAACTGAACAGACTAGAAATATTTCTTAATATGAAGCAGCAATCGTTCGGAATAATAATAACTAGATGCTaagtttcgttaaaaaaaattataggtcAGACGAATGATAAAACCGCTGCGAACAAACAGATTAGCGAGAACATTAAAGAAGGAGAtgcaagaaatttaaagaacgatttatttttactgttattgccttactcttttttattatttttgaaacattaatcTAATAAAGGTTTGATTTACTTCAAGCAAAACTAACCACGTTTTTCTCAGTCAATCACCCACGAGTtgttcgaaaaatcattttcaccCTTTCACTTTACACTATGGTAGCAAAAATTGTGATTAACAGCCCACTGCAAGATGTAAGTATTGTGATCAGGGAGATCGGTCGGGAAAAATGGGATTTCAGCTCATTAATCAATTGAATTGCAGGGGACTTGCTGAACGAGTACGACGTGCTCGATTGGATCCAGGACCACTTGACCGACGAAAGTATCGAGGAAGTTGATCGCGACACGATGTTCGAGTACATTGAATCGAAGGATTTCGTGGCCGTAGTATTCTGTAATGGACTGGCGGTCAATGGCGAGTGAACTAAGATTGCTAACTACGCGCTTTTCCTGCAGATCTCGAAGACGACGAGGACAGCCCCAAGATTCTGCGCCACGTGGAGTTGATCGACGACGAGGCGACCGAGTATGGCATCCTGATGGTCAAGTCGTCGGATCGGCTGATGGCGAAGAAGTACGGTTTCCGCAATCCACCCGGAGTGACGTACTTCCGCAAGGGCAAGCCCATCAACTACGACGGCGACATCGACGACGAGGAGGAGCTGCTCGACTGGTTGACGAACCCGCACAACATGGAGATGACCGACCACATCGAAAAGGTGAACCGGAAGATGTTCCAGAAGATTCGGCAAGCGTCGGACTACTTGGCTGTGTTCTTCTGTAAGTGGAGACCAGGATTCTTGTATCGATTGAGATTGATTGCATCTTCTATGCTTTACAGACAGTGAAGACTGCAAGCAATGCCCACGGGTGTTGGCCGAAATCGAGCACATTGACGATGAAGCCGACGGTGCGGGAATCAACTTTGTCAAGATTGACGACAAGCAGATGGCGAAGGAGTTCGGTATCTACGCTCTGCCCGGCATTGTGTTCTTCAAGCTGACCTCGAAGGATCCGGTGATCTACGCGGGAGACCTGAACGACGAAGACGAGATTCTCAACTGGTTGATGACGCAAAAGAACCCTGGTGGTGACGTGATCGAAGATCTGGACGGAACCAAGCTGCTGAGCCTGATCGAGGAATCTAGCTCGTTGGCTGTATATTTCTGTAAGTAGACGCCTCGTGCAGGCTCGATTTTGTAGCacaattaaacaattgaaaGCTGTGTAAAACAATATATGTTGTTTTGGTCACTCTTTAACCTATGCATCTGCACACACATTGATTGAAAACAAACTGCACTGTGCCACACCACAACGACTAACAATGTAGGGAATAAGACGACTTGCGATATTTGCAACTCCAAGATTGCTCGCAAGCAGCGCAAGGCGAAGGAGCGCAAGGGTGTGCGAAGCCTGATCAGCGAAGGTTCAGCCGAGGCCACAGAGGAGACCATCTCCGAGGAGGCATCAGCGGCAGACGGAGGAAACACATCTTCAGAGGGTATTAACGGATCCGTTTGACATTCCTCGACctgtgtacaaaaaaaaactcgatcgCTTGTTATGTTCTTACCACATCCacacccaccaccaccaccatcgatGCTCAACCAGCCAGATCTTCTCATACGCGCGTCCACATGATCTTTACTTTGACATTCTAACACTAAATTTGTTCTGATTTACTGATATTGTTTATGTGTGGCCCTGGTTTGCTTTTTTCAAGAGCGTGGTTTTCATCCAAAATACAAGCTAAGCAAAGATTTTATTTCTCCTAGATGCTGACAATTGCGAGCAGTGCTCAGGGGTGCTGGAGTCTTTGGAAAACATTGATGACGATTGCGACCGCCATGGAATCATGTTCGTGAAAACCGATGACTTTAGTATTGCGGAACACTACGGAATCTCCGAGTATCCGGTAATGGTGTACTTTGAGGATAACGTCCCGAATGTATTTGAAGGTTAGATCGCATGCACGACAATACCATGGAAGAAGCTGATAACAAGTCTGAATTATTTGCTAGGATCCCTGGACGAAGAGGAGGAAGTACTGCAATGGCTCATCACACAAAAGACCGAAGACCGCATCGAGCTGATCACCCGAGTCATGCTGGAGGCCATGGTTGAAGACACTCAATATCTTGCCGTGTACTTCTGTAAGTTTCACAAACCCCGTTCTCCACCGCTGCATGTCCCTTTTGATTACAGCACACCAGCACAGAACCAACAAGATCCACAGCAAAGAGAGCTGCAATGTTAATGtttctttttattacttttattaccttccacaaaaaaaaaacactaccaACTCAAACAACCCCTCGATTGCACAACTTTGCAACCAATTGAGCAAATCTATCTCacgtattgttttgattcgacCAACAAACCAACCAGATAAAAACCAATCACCCTCTTACTGCCGAAGTTTTTGTTCAGCTgaaaaagttcgcaagcgaaaggAAATGACTCGGGCGGGCGTATCAGGTATTAGCAGCTGTCCGGTGCTAGAAAAGGACGCCAAATCCCAACTTCCCTGCGTATccaacaaaaccaacaaaacaaaaactatcgAACCTGAATGTACTTGTTTCTGATACTGAGCCTGAATTGTGCAAACCTAGGTGTTCCCAATGTCTCTAAATGTGTACTACTTAAACTCCTCTGTCTAGCTATCAACCTCAATCTCTTCCAAAATGCAGAACTCCAAAACCCTGTGATCTCTAACTATCGCGAAACGATAAGTGGCATAACAACTCCATATCTTTTTTCCCCGTAATTGTATACGCGCAGGTGTAACCACCAGGATGTTGTCTTCCATTGTATTTGTCTCCTATACCGTCCGCTTTGCCAAAATGCGCTCTGAACTGATCCCGAATACGTGGATGACCCCAGCCCATCTTCATTTGCTTGTCGTTTTAACCACACTGAATGAAAGCCTTCGGCAGTTGTACCTACTTCCTTTTGTGCCATCTTGCCTTGAGTAACTCGAGCTAACTTCTACCGTCTGTACTTACGGGCATGCGGCACTTGCAGCGACAGCATGACGGCATGCGATCTTTAGAGCAGCAGTAGAACATTGTTTGTCatcatatttcttgaaagcTAAGAATTTCATCACTTACCT
Coding sequences:
- the LOC120412391 gene encoding uncharacterized protein LOC120412391 isoform X6 yields the protein MIFSRIRSLVAPLCCLLVVSSLLVADVDCAKKAAAPPAADTATIEEVSAKQLERILEDKDYVAVYWYARSCTTCDTVLAELEHIDDDTDSFGVDFVKVNDKRLAKQYGITKFPALTYFREKEPIIYEGDLMDEAGVLDFLTSLEAMDLPDRIEEVNAKILSKIIEDSDYVAVLFCINHENCPPGNNNKPECKKCIKALQELENIDDEADELDIGFVKIHDEDLAEEYNLGALPKLVYYRHQTPIVYEHELQREEDVLEWLVENKATGDEDDVIEEVNAKTLKTLISNIDNLVVVFYDEGDDQSETVLQELENIDDDCAKHGIQFVKIDDAKVSKEYGIDDIPAIVYFEKEIPNVYDDDLEDEEEILQWLLSQLEKDEIEDVTDEMLDKLIKEGKAVAVLFYDNNDKKSDKILNELENIDDECDQLGINFVKMDDTEEAKDYGVTKFPKLVYFEQGVPTVYEGDMENEEDVLEWLDRQTSSDEIEDVTDEMLDMIIEKMQHVAVLFYDKDSKASQKVLAELENIDDECDQNDIAFVKIDDDNEAKEWGIDELPTMILFERGIPHMYEGDLMKEEELLGWLVHQKRHSEIPEITDEMKDKLMRTYDHVAIIFYDKDDKQDIRVLNELENIDDELEKEEIVIARLDNAEEAREYGLDHLPALVYFENEIPAIYEGDLMNEEEVLEWLKLQKYSATIEEVTDEILQDLIEEHEYVCVYFSGACEEGEKCDKILDDLENIDDELDEAGIIFVTTEDMSTAKKYSIKTLPALVFFRNKDPLIYSGDLNDEDEVLAWLTDEETLEIPGKIEEVNIKMLEKILSENEHIVVFFYHDEDKKALKIITELENIDDECEEKDIDFVKTSDDDIENEYDLEDLPALVFYRHKFRTIYAGDLMNEEEILEWVLEQYESKPEVIESVDRKTLQVLVNEIEHLAVLFYDDECETCPKILEKLETIDDDTDKHNIQFVKANDEKLAHEIGIFSFPALVYYETGVPIMYDGDLLNEYDVLDWIQDHLTDESIEEVDRDTMFEYIESKDFVAVVFYLEDDEDSPKILRHVELIDDEATEYGILMVKSSDRLMAKKYGFRNPPGVTYFRKGKPINYDGDIDDEEELLDWLTNPHNMEMTDHIEKVNRKMFQKIRQASDYLAVFFYSEDCKQCPRVLAEIEHIDDEADGAGINFVKIDDKQMAKEFGIYALPGIVFFKLTSKDPVIYAGDLNDEDEILNWLMTQKNPGGDVIEDLDGTKLLSLIEESSSLAVYFYADNCEQCSGVLESLENIDDDCDRHGIMFVKTDDFSIAEHYGISEYPVMVYFEDNVPNVFEGSLDEEEEVLQWLITQKTEDRIELITRVMLEAMVEDTQYLAVYFYKINCNICDQILEGLEVIDDELDVFGIHMVKIQDPQLAKRYSIKTFPALVYFRNGNPLIYEGDLQSEQSVLEWLIDDDNRELADEIEEVNERMLDRLMEQSPLLCVFYYDEDCQECEDILEELEMIDSEVDMYGIDFVKVASLEAAHKYGITTIPSLVYYRKQLPMLYDGDMHDHQRVMNWLTSQDVFEIKNEIEEVNRKMLNKLLDENEFLAVFFFEDDHAESDAVLERLELIDSETDNLDITFVKMGDTRYARKWGVTKLPAIVYFRKRFPSIYRGDMYDEQDVLEWLRKNRFRQPELNILMYGCIATALGFIVYTAFLLQCFKPAPPPPVQHPKQN